Part of the Fibrobacter sp. UWP2 genome, CTTGTAGTCGGCCTTTGCCGAGAACTTGAGCGAGTTGTCCACGAGGTTCGTCAAGATCTGCATAATGGCGTCGCGGTCCATCATGAGCTGGATGCTGTTTACTTCGGTGTCGCACGACACGGTAAGTGAGAATCCATGGTCCTCGATGTTCTTAGTGTACATCGTCACAAAGTCGTCGAGTACCGCCTTGGGCCTGTCTTTTTTGATGTTTGCTGTCCAGCGGTTTCCATCGAGTTTGGAGAGGTTCAGTACATTTTGAATGAGACGCGTGAGCCGGTCGGATTCGCTTGCGATTTGCGAATACTTTTGCATGCGTTTTTCGTCGGTCATCTTGCCGCTGCTCATTTGCAAAAGTTCAGCACTCATCTTGATGGCGGTTAACGGCGTCTTGAGCTCGTGGCTCACAGCCGAAATAAAGTCCTGGCGCTTTTTTGCCATTTCCACTTCGCTTTGCGTGAGGCGGTAGATGGCGATGAGGCCGCCGCCGAGCACAAACAGCACCACTATGCCAAGGAACAGCAAAAAGACGCTGCTGGTGAGGTTGCTGCTCTTTTTCATGTACATGGTCAAGTAAATTTTGTTGAGCGGGGGCATGAGGGGGACCGAGAGAATCTTGGTCGAGTAGTCGGGCCTGCCGAACATGAGCAGATCCTCTTGCGCGGTCGAGAAGCCGAGAACCAGGTCTTTTTCGAGCGGGTAGAATTGCGTTTCGTTTTTGACGAGGTTGCTCAGGTATATGCGGAGGTTTACTACATAGCCTTGCACAAAGAGCTCGCTGCCACGGCGCACGTTACGGAAGAACACGACGTACTGGTTGTTGAATACCGCTTGGAATGGTTCTATTTCGACTTCCTTTGCCCTGGGCAGGTCGCCCAATGAAAAGTCCAGCGTGTCGGTCTTCATGAGTTCGGCATTAAAGGCGAACGATTCCATTTCGGAAGTTTGTTCAAAACGGTTGATGCGGCCAGTCTTCTTTTTCTTGCTTTTTGTGTTGTTGCGAATTTTGGGGTCGTGTTTGTACACACGGTCAATAACGGTCTCCACGGAATCGCGCGGTTGTGCGTTTGCTTCAATCCCCTCGTTTCGAACACCGAGTTCGTCAAGGATGTTGT contains:
- a CDS encoding sensor histidine kinase KdpD, yielding MRKIHLIFAAIFAVIALPLVVLLYQAYSQLELGTNSLYQGHAMFVANTLNQQIAKDLAIEDKRSYSEYGFIRTIQVIGGEENTLSELVDYPITSQYAGLIGHFQLAPDNSLRTPFLPEGRFGEILLEQISPAERTKREEVRFKINNILDELGVRNEGIEANAQPRDSVETVIDRVYKHDPKIRNNTKSKKKKTGRINRFEQTSEMESFAFNAELMKTDTLDFSLGDLPRAKEVEIEPFQAVFNNQYVVFFRNVRRGSELFVQGYVVNLRIYLSNLVKNETQFYPLEKDLVLGFSTAQEDLLMFGRPDYSTKILSVPLMPPLNKIYLTMYMKKSSNLTSSVFLLFLGIVVLFVLGGGLIAIYRLTQSEVEMAKKRQDFISAVSHELKTPLTAIKMSAELLQMSSGKMTDEKRMQKYSQIASESDRLTRLIQNVLNLSKLDGNRWTANIKKDRPKAVLDDFVTMYTKNIEDHGFSLTVSCDTEVNSIQLMMDRDAIMQILTNLVDNSLKFSAKADYKMIVIELRLDVDHVYLAVRDYGPGIPQSEMKKVFQEFYRVENEMTRTTQGTGIGLSMVKKLCTLSNMRIEVENANPGLRTKIHFPPLSI